The Glycine soja cultivar W05 chromosome 8, ASM419377v2, whole genome shotgun sequence genome has a window encoding:
- the LOC114422371 gene encoding uncharacterized protein LOC114422371, with protein sequence MERVLADVLRDQRNLGNKGDGGWKRSALNAAAAVLSTSFNVNVTSDNVKNRIKLWRSWYGIVSDILGQSGFDWDGTKHMITVENENAWNEYCISHKSAKPFRYKVLQNWEDIVDLCAKDRATGHGAETAMDVDEAMSRETNEVEFMGLGATAIDLEEPSSNTKGKRQGSTSSGTHPHK encoded by the exons ATGGAACGTGTATTGGCTGATGTACTTAGAGATCAAAGGAATTTGGGCAACAAGGGTGACGGAGGTTGGAAAAGGTCAGCATTGAATGCTGCAGCCGCAGTGTTATCTACAAGCTTCAATGTTAATGTCACATCAGATAATGTCAAAAACCGTATCAAATTATGGAGATCGTGGTATGGGATTGTAAGTGACATCCTTGGCCAGAGTGGATTTGATTGGGATGGCACTAAGCACATGATCACAGTTGAGAAtgaaaatgcttggaatgaatatTGCATT tCGCATAAATCGGCTAAACCGTTTCGATACAAGGTGCTTCAAAACTGGGAAGATATAGTGGATTTGTGTGCTAAAGATAGAGCCACCGGTCATGGAGCTGAAACTGCTATGGATGTTGATGAAGCGATGAGTAGAGAAACAAATGAAGTGGAATTCATGGGGTTAGGTGCTACTGCCATAGATTTAGAAGAACCAAGCTCTaatacaaaaggaaaaagacaaGGTTCGACTTCTTCTGGCACACATCCTCACAAGTGA
- the LOC114424177 gene encoding protein ALP1-like — protein MDHSIVDTAMTSRKRKREEYKKIILLAAACVVHMRCIGALDGTHIPVTVSPDERPRYRNRKGDVSTNVLAACGPDLRFIYVLPGWEGSAGDSRVLRDALRRQNKLEIPTGKYFLVDAGYTNGLGFLAPYRGTRYHLNEWIGNTPQSYKELFNLRHASARNAIERSFGILKKRWSILRTPSFFDIRTQIRIINACFVLHNFIRDEQQTDQLLEVQDLEFLSVVDEELVHQSREEVQNNVIDDITTIQATEEWTRFRDTLAMNMFANYQVRRNFA, from the exons ATGGATCATAGCATAGTTGACACTGCAATGACTTCAAGAAAACGTAAAAGAGAAGAGTATAAAAAGATAATCTTATTAGCTGCTGCTTGTGTTGTTCATATG AGATGTATTGGAGCACTTGATGGGACTCATATTCCGGTTACAGTTTCTCCTGATGAGAGACCTAGATATCGTAATAGAAAGGGTGATGTCTCTACAAATGTGTTAGCTGCTTGTGGTCCAGATTTAAGGTTTATTTATGTGTTACCTGGGTGGGAAGGGTCTGCAGGAGATTCTCGAGTATTACGAGATGCATTACGTCGTCAAAACAAACTTGAAATTCCAACTG GTAAGTATTTTCTTGTGGATGCGGGATATACCAATGGTCTGGGATTTTTAGCACCATATCGAGGGACTAGATATCATCTCAATGAGTGGATTGGAAACACCCCTCAAAGTTATAAGGAGTTATTTAATCTTCGTCATGCAAGTGCCCGAAATGCAATAGAAAGGTCATTTGGGATCTTGAAAAAAAGATGGAGTATATTAAGaactccttcattttttgataTAAGGACACAAATAAGAATTATCAATGCTTGTTTTGTGTTACACAATTTCATAAGAGACGAACAACAAACTGATCAACTTTTAGAAGTTCAAGACTTAGAATTTTTATCTGTTGTTGATGAAGAGTTAGTCCATCAATCAAGGGAAGAAGTTCAAAATAATGTCATAGATGATATCACAACTATTCAAGCTACCGAGGAATGGACAAGATTTCGAGATACATTAGCTATGAATATGTTTGCTAACTATCAAGTTAGGAGAAACTTTGCTTAG
- the LOC114423160 gene encoding mediator of RNA polymerase II transcription subunit 4-like, with protein sequence MLQHQIVQSPARLGLANPNSPSIPNPTPPKLPPTQTHHPQDRNSSTPSSALLSLLPPLPRAQALLAQMASLASKLFDVSPNRSLWVTAFRGSLPTFLSSHSSTPLDTSPSNAKEIISLFTVLQTQIFEAVAELQEILDLQDAKQKIDREIRSQDSTLLAFANKLKEAESCLDILVDDYSDYRRSKRSKSGDDDSMTSSTVSSQLKLSDILSYAHRISYTTFAPPEFGAGQAPLRGALPPAPQEEQMRASQLYNFADLDVGLPKEVETKEKIVEAIVEPPPQVDTNAVPNLSAFQGMLPPMPPGWKPGMPVQLPIDLPLPPPGWKPGDPVPLPPMDSLQIPRFAEQQMQPHIPQPKQPEVIQVQPVNLDLGGSDTSDYSSDDASSDDED encoded by the coding sequence ATGCTTCAACACCAAATTGTTCAGTCCCCTGCTAGGCTAGGCCTCGCAAATCCTAACTCCCCATCAATTCCAAACCCTACCCCTCCGAAGCTCCCTCCAACACAGACCCATCACCCCCAAGACCGCAACTCCTCAACCCCTTCTTCAGCTCTCTTGTCTCTCCTCCCACCCCTCCCCAGAGCCCAAGCACTTCTTGCCCAAATGGCTTCCTTAGCTTCCAAGCTCTTTGATGTTTCCCCTAATCGGTCCCTTTGGGTCACCGCCTTCCGTGGATCCCTTCCAACTTTCCTCTCTTCTCATTCGTCTACCCCACTTGACACTTCTCCTTCTAATGCCAAAGAAATCATCTCCCTTTTTACTGTTCTCCAAACCCAAATCTTTGAAGCTGTTGCTGAACTCCAAGAGATTCTTGACCTCCAAGATGCCAAGCAAAAGATTGACCGCGAAATTCGCTCCCAAGATTCAACACTTCTTGCATTTGCCAACAAACTCAAAGAGGCTGAGAGCTGCCTCGATATCCTTGTTGACGATTACTCTGATTACCGCCGCTCCAAGCGATCAAAATCTGGAGATGATGATTCCATGACTTCATCAACTGTCTCGTCTCAGCTGAAGCTGTCGGATATATTATCATATGCCCACCGGATAAGTTACACCACCTTTGCACCACCAGAATTTGGAGCTGGCCAAGCTCCTCTCCGTGGCGCACTGCCACCTGCGCCACAAGAAGAGCAAATGAGAGCTTCGCAATTGTATAATTTTGCTGACCTTGATGTTGGATTGCCTAAAGAAGTTGAAACCAAGGAGAAAATTGTTGAAGCTATTGTTGAGCCTCCACCACAGGTGGATACCAATGCAGTTCCGAATTTGTCTGCATTTCAAGGAATGTTACCTCCGATGCCACCTGGCTGGAAGCCGGGAATGCCTGTGCAACTGCCAATTGATTTGCCACTGCCCCCGCCTGGGTGGAAACCAGGGGATCCTGTGCCATTGCCTCCCATGGACTCGCTTCAAATACCGAGATTTGCAGAGCAACAAATGCAACCTCACATTCCTCAGCCCAAACAACCAGAAGTTATTCAAGTGCAACCAGTTAATTTGGACCTTGGAGGAAGTGATACTAGTGATTATAGTAGTGATGATGCCAGCTCTGATGATGAAGATTGA